In Theileria equi strain WA chromosome 3, complete sequence, the genomic window TATAATAAAATGTCTTGATCCGTCGGATTACAACATGAGGTAATTTTAATAACATGAAATAGTAAATCTTTAGAATATTAATGTTAAGACATGCAACATCTGCATTGTTTTATCTAGTAAAGAATATTCCAATGGTGGATTTCCACCAGGACACGCAACGTTTTGCGGTTGGTTCTCAGACCGGTCATATAATAATTTATGACGTGAGGACTGCCACAAAGTGGCGAATGTTTATGGGCCGCCAAAGTGAAATAGGGTGCGTAGCCTTTAGTTCTGCAGGAAATTTTATTGCGGCGTACTATGTACGGGTTCCTTGCTTCATCGTGTGGAAGGTTTGTATAATTTGAAAAATACAACAAATATAGTGTTCTTCGTCTGGTTTGCTTGGTTCTTTGCTGACCAATACATCTAAGGAATATAAAGTTGTAAAGTTGAAGGAGATTTCCAACGCGTCCATCAGTTTTAATGAGGTAATATACATCCTTTCTTAATTTCGTAGTTtcagaatataaaaatacagTACAAGTCGAGTGACAAGTGGTTCTTACACAGAGAAGATGGTAGAGGTTACATGATTTCTACTTGATTACGTGGAGAGTTGAGTTCAATGgcaaactttgaaaagaacCGTGCCATTTTGTTAACATGTGTAATTTCTTTCTTTACTTTATTAAACAGTTCAACTAGTCTGTCCATTCCTACAATTCCAAGACTTGACGCGTAATCTATGAGTAACTTTGGATCGTTGGCCATgtattcttccatatttttgTTAAGTTCCTCGCGgtcattttccaaaagttcGTTTAGGAAGCTTAGGGATTTTTCATCGATTGATGTTACTTCCTCCATGTTGTCCGGAGCAGCTTCATCATCATTGATTGGTTCTAATTCTGAATTTATTAACTGCATAAGTAATCCAGGGCTAGATTTCCAAAATCCTTCTAGTTTTTTGTGAAGCAGCCACTCGGCCTCCTTCCCTTGTAAAATGATTTGCATGAGCTCCTTAGCTTTAAGTTTAGGTTTGAACTGTGAGTTATCGGTTGGTTTGACCGAGTCATAGTCGACTTCTATTTGTCCATCTCCGCAAACTTTGGCATTATCCACAAAGATACCCATATCTTCGACACCTTGGAAGTCCAGGTTATCTTCTACAAATTCTGGCTCAGATGGGATTGGCATTGTGGCATTCTTTAGCGGTGTGGCAGGTTCTTGAGCTAATTTGTGTGACAATATACTTAATACACCAGAGAGCCATTGGCGGCAGTAGATAGCTGCAAGTTTTTTGTTCTTGGTGGTATTCTCTTCAGGGTTTGGATTTTCAGAGGCAACTTCCGTTTTCTTTTGTTGACTAAAGTTTTTGTTGAGTACATCTTCCACTGATTCACTGAATGAGGACGTgatatcatcaaaaatcTCCAGATCAGCACTGGTTAATGAATCCACGGGTCCGGAGACTTTAatctccatcctttagaCTAGATCTAATGTACGTATTTATTCAAAAGCATCCTCATAACAACAAACTAAAAATTTGTTGCATGAGCTACAAAATGGAGACTGAGAAGACCGGACGAACAGTCGCCTGCACCACTGCGGTCGAAAGAAAATCAAAAGTCGTAAAGACGCCTCTATCACCACCAATTACACTTTATAGAATGCACTGCTATCACCATATGGTATATTTGGTGGATATCAGGAGGCGTTTATCATGGCACAGGGCTTTGCAGACGAGGGCGGGTTTTCTGCTTCTCCGGCATCGCATACCAGTGGAAAGTCCACACATAGCGGTTCTGAGAAGATAAAGAGGCTTGGAACGGCTCTGGCAGCCCAAGTTATAGATATAGGTTCGCTCCCCTTATTGATACACATCAATTCCACTTCAGAGGAACTACGGAGCTTATTATGGCTCGGAGTACCAGATGATAGCCCACTGTGCTACAGAGCTGATGCATGGAGACTCGTTTTGGTATGTTCTATGTacttttgcaaatttgCATTCTCAGGGCTATCTCCCTCTTAACACATCAACCCGTGAGCTTGTTATTGACAAGAAGCGCAAACACTATTTAGAAACATGTAAAGTATGTTGTTGTCAATCCATATATGTCAAATGTAGAATCATTACATGAAGGGAACATTTTCTGAAACCGAGCTGAGTTTGCTGAAACAGGTAATTCCACCTTTAAACAATAGATACGGCACAGATCAGAGTGGATATACCCAGAACTAGTCCTTCActcaaaattttcaaagaTTCACGTATTCAGGCTCTCATGGAGAGGATATTGTTTTTATGGAGTGTCAGGAATCCTGCTAGTGGATACGTTCAGGGAATAAATGATCTGCTCACAATTTTTATAATATCTTTTATCAGACCACATGTTGACAAATTTACATTGGAAATTGAAGATATTTGTACACTATCGGATAAGACACTGGAAGATATAGAAGCTGATTCCTTTTTTTGTCTTTCAAAGATACTATCGCAATTACAGGATAATTACACAGAACATCAACCTGGCGTCTACAAGTCTCTAAGAAGAATAGGTGATTTAGTAAAGAGAATTGATGTTGATTTGTACAACCATTTTGAGGAAATAAATATAGATTTTATGCAGTTTCCATTTAGGTGGATGAATTGCATGCTTATTAGAGAGCTTCCAATGGACTGTTCCATCAGACTTTGGGATACATATATTGCGGAAATTAACAATGGAATAGTTCCATTTCACGAATATGTTTCTGTTGCATTTTTGTCTGTATGGTCTGATAAGTTGAAGTTAATGGACTACCAACACACACTACTATTTGTTCAGCAACTGCCTACTCAAGATTGGGTTTCAGACGACATAGATTGCATCATATCAAAGGCGTAAGTTGATTTAAATCATTTAAGAATTTACTGTAGTTTCGTTttaaaatctgcatttCACAATTCCCCCAGCCATTTGTTGTGAGGGTGAAAGTTACGGTAAAACTATTCTTCTGGTTTTAATTTTACCCTTGTAATAGTTTTCCACTAGATCTAAGATTGAATTTTGTGTAATTTCTGACATTTTAGGGTTATAATATACGCTTTGTCTGAGTAAATCGAGTATGACCACTTGAGGATGCTCAGTTCTTTTCAGGCCGCATATTTTTCTAATAGCATCAGTTCTTTTGTGAGGTTCCTTTGaaatgaaaaatttgaGTTCACGACCTATGCGATTATCGTTATGTTTTTCAGCAACCTCATTTAATTGTATTTCTAGTTCCTCTTGGGCCTTTTTATCAAGTGTATCAGCGAATACAATAATGACTGGATGGTGTGCGAATCCGTCGATATTATTTGCAATGTCCTCAACCTTTTGTTTACCATGATTGTAGAGGTACGATTTGTATGGTAATATTTCTGCGTTACGATCAGTTTCAACATAAAAACTTCCATCTCTCGTTATTATGTTTCCATTTGGATCCAAGATGATCAAGGATGGAAGTGCCTGTACGTTTAGATAATGTTGTAATAGGGTCCTGCAATTTCCATCTTGGTATTTTGTGGATAGCCACAGTGAGTTTGTATCGCCTAgttccttttcaaattcaTCTGCATTACGATCATTTGAAACATATACAATTTCAAATCTATCATCTGTTTTCTTATTAACTGAATTATAGAACTCAGTGAGTTTAGCACCAAAGTCTTTATTATTCTTTGTCCACCCAGCACCAAAATATAATCCTACAAGCTTCCCACCAAGCCTACTTTTTGATACGGTTTGGttatttccatttactAGTGTGTCTGGTATTATGTCTAAAATGTTGTGAATTTTCCAGGGGTAGTCATTCGGTCTATTTAACATCACATATAGTGCTCTGTCATTCAAAACCTTTCCTGAGGAATCGAGTAGAACAATGCTCGGTACGCTTGTGATATCATATAATTTGCACAATTCTAATATTCTCCTCTTGTCACCAAAGGGGAGTGCATACCATGGCATTTCATTAAAATGGTCAACAGCATCAGTGTGGCTTTGATCTAAATTTACGTAGACAACCTGTAGCTTTCTGCCGCTATTTTTCATGGATTCATAAATCTTTTTGAGTTTTGGAGTAAATTCTACAAACCCTTGTTCCTGAACAGAATATGTGTTACAATTATTAGACTTACATTTAACAATTTATCAATGTTAGAAGAGTGAAAGTAAAGGGCAGTCACGGTATCATCGTCAACAGCACTGGAAATCGGTACTCTCCTAATTCCAGGTTTGTACAAACCTCTGATCCATCCAAGTTTACAGAGAGCAGATGAGATCGAGTTGAACAATCTATCTATTATCGGTGCTCTTTTGGGGTCAATAGCTGGGTCTTTGGTGTATAGCACATGACCCAAAACGTCTGCTATACCAGGGGCATCTTTACTCACATATTTATCATAGAGATGATATGATATGAGCTTATGAACGTATCTGTAGCAAACTGCTGTGAATAAGGCTGTACCACAAGCAACAACAATCGCTCGTTTTGTTTCTTCCGTGAGAAGTTTTTTGACCAATGCTTCCTTGTTAAAAATATGATGTTTTGGACTTTTTTGAGGTGAAACCTCTGTtactttcttcttttctaCTCCTATAAAGGCTTTTCGCAGCGGCAAAGGACTCAGAGATACCTTTGGAAGGTAGTCTTCTTTGCCGTGTATCCTTCCTAGCACCTGGGAGTTAAAAAGAGTATATGCGATGATATACAACAGAGTATTGAATAGTTTTGCCATACTTTACATTTCTGGCCTTTAAATACATACTAATCACATATTGAACACTACAAGGCGAGTCAAGCAACACAATAACTGGCAGATTCTGTAGCCATTTGCACTAGTTAGGCTTTATCATTGACGCCGGTAATTTATGGGATTTTTTAGTGTACAAACGAGCACGAGGAACGGTCGAAAGGAGAACCCAAAGTCACGTTGTAGGATGATGAGCTGGCAGAGAGCCGTAAGAATGGTTACAGAATCTATTGTTTGCTATGAAGTTTAGAGTCACAGACATGTGTTGGCTGAAAGGGTTTGTCGGTCTCCAAGTTGTATAACTCTACGTTTGAACACCTAAGAATTCAATTAGACTATTCGGTACATTAATATAAAAGAGTTGAACCGAATAATCTGGAAAGATCTTTGATTATTTCTCTATTCTTTCTAATTCGTCTATTTGTTACCTGTGGGGGAATGTGTTAACCCCTTTAGAATCACAAGGGCACAAAACCGATATTTTTTCGACGCTGACCGGTATATCTACATAGATGAACGCATATTGCGGCAGGGACCCGAATAGGGGCTTTGCTAGCGATGATAACTACGTGGTGGGCGAAATATTGGAAGATATCGAGTGTTTGGATTTGGACGGGTCAGATTTCGGAGATACAGATATACTAAATGCGGATACATTCGGAGATTTTGGTGATACACTTTGGGATCCCACCGAAACGTTCATGGAAGCAGAACGTATCCAGAACTCGGTACCCACAAGACCTAAGCGTGTATCTACAGCTCTCGAAAAGTTCAGCGATTTTGATGTAATAATAAGAAAGCAGGTGGAAAATAGGACCCAAAGGAAAGACCAAAACTATAGGAGACGAGATAACCAGAAAAAAGTTGTTGCGAATGTGTCAGATGATACCGAAGATCACAAACCTGAAACATGGGAGGAAGACCtcaaaaagtacaagaaacTAGGTCTTTTCGATGTACCTGACGCTTATGTAAACATATTGGCCGAAAATAAGGCTAAACTTTATAGCAGTTTCAATGTATCGCAAAGAACTATTGAACGTCATATTTCCGGTGTTCACAGAAATGCGAAAACGATCGAAAGGGAATTTTTCATAAACGAACAGGAACTTGATCGTATACTAAGGATACAATTAGCACAAGTGTCAAAGAATCCTAAATTGCAGAGCTATAGTGGTAGATGGAATTTGTATCATTTGGGTATTCGCAAACCGGAGGAAGAAGCAGATGCTGAATCGGATGAGGAAAAACCAGATTCAGAAAAGGCAAAACAACCCGTAAATAAGCCCAATAGGTTTGGAAAAACCAGTTCCGCATCTGTGCGTCATGGTAGAAAGTTAATTTACCTGGGAGGGGATTCAGCAAATCCGGTAGATAATTCAATTGTAGACAGGCACAGAAGAATTAGAGAAACGATAGAATGTTGTTATGAAACGCTATATGTGTTATGTGACGTGGAGCAGGAGATTGAAAAATGTCCAATGAACCACGTATCAGCACTCAACAAAATGCAAAAGGACAGAGATGAATATTTGCACGAGTTATTTATCCTTTTAACAGGAGACTTGGATGTGTTTCCTGGTATTTTAGATTTAAATAAAGGGCGTTTGCTTGTTGCAAAAGTTGGTAGGAAGCTTGGTATTGAGATGAAGCTCATCTTGCTTTGTATGATTATAGAGAGCCTGGacaaatttgtagaaaTTTGCAAGTCAGTAGATTTGGCATTGGAAAACGAGGAAACACTTGGAGACTTTATTGCATTGGCATGTGATGCTCACAATTTAAAGTCGCTTGTTGCATTCGAGGGATCCAATTTTTTGAGCGAGTACACGTCCAGCGGTTTCCGAATTCAAAACTTGCTCTTTAAttattcatcatttacaaAGCTTTTCCTGTTTATATTAGAAGGAATAACCTTAACCGGACACTTGTACCTCTTGACCGGTAAAGATGGAAGACACACTGCACTGCAAAGATGCTGTaatatcctcatcaaaGCGCAACGGGAATGCAAAGGATTTGAGAAGATTCTTAGTACTCGGTCGGGTGTGATATTCACAAACATCTTTCTCGAAAGGATTCGTGACAACAATGGTGCAGTTGATCAGAACACTATAGACGTTATTCTACATTATACACTTGATATATCGGAACATATCGTATCAAATCAACAAGAGTGGAATTCTTTAGCTTCTAATATTGTTAAAATGTTTTAGTCAAGTTTTGTTTGCACTACTTTACATGTTTAGATCCTAGTTTTTCCAGGAACGTGACCGCTCCTGGTTTTATTGCGCCGACAGTGCCCTTTAAGTGGCCGTTTTTCTGTAATGCCACATATTTGTCTAGGATTTCATTGTGTTTTTGCCCTCCGAATATTCCGTATTCGACACAGAATTTGATTGCGATTAAGCTATTTGGGTTCTCTTGATATAGACTTTCATAGAACCCTCTAGTTCCGTCTCCCTAACAAAGTTGTTTATGTAGAATGTAAACTTGCCTGAGGTGGTGTAACAAATTTTTGACCGGGTTTGTCAAATGCTCCAGCTTCTAATTTGACTTCCTTCTCCTTTTTGACTTTTACCTCTTTCTTGGCCTTTGTTTCTTTTTTAGTTTTCGTTTCCTTCTTGACTTTAGTCTCTTTTTTTGCTTTTGGTTTAGTTTCCTTGGCTTTCGCCTTTGGTTTCGCGGTTTTTTTTTGCGCCTGAGTTACACATGTTTTATAATTAGTCTAAAGAGCAAACCTTTTTCTTACTGGACGATTTTGGACTATCCTCCGAGTCAGTCATGGTGAACGTGCAAATTTGTCGAATGGCTGACCCGTTGTTGCACACACATAGATGTAGGTATTAATGGGAATGTTTAAGAGTGTGATATATTTACTTTTTTGTTTTCTTATGTCGTTTGTTTGGTCTTTTGACATTTACTTCCTTATCTGTGGAGATCTCTATACTACGTGATTTGCTGGCGAGCCGAGCGAGTTTAGGTTCATCTTTGATAGTGAGTTGTTGTTTAATCTGTTGGTCCAAATGGGTTAGATTGTCATCTTCATCGTAATCGCTGAATCCAGTGTCTGCACCTACTGTAACGTATCCaaagttttggatatacaaatttttgtcTGGATTTGGAATGTCTTGATCCTTTTCGAGTTCGGCAATTATTTGATTCGCGTTTGAAGTAGCCTTTGTGATATAGCTGGCCCTTCCTGGCCCAAATATTGCGTTAATTTTACTCATAAGCTCATCAGCTAGTCCCTTGATTACGTTAGAATCAGGTTGATTGGTGACAATATCTTCGCCATTTTGATCTGCTGAACTTTCAGTATTCTTCGTAGCCTTTATGTTCGTGGATTTGATCTTGCAATGTATCAGGTATATAGTTGCTAAGAGTGGCTGGGATTCGAAGAGTAAGTGTCTCAACAAGTGTAGAGATTTGTTGAGTTTTGTGAGCGACTTTTCGTCGTAATTAATCTTGAGGAGTACATTTATGTAGATGCATAATGCACTTTTGTTATTAGCATCTGTGGATTGTAAACGTGTACATATCTTTTCCACAATGGATTCATGATGCTTATCctttttgatgaaattaaaaagCATGTTTAATATCTTGAGGTTTCTGGAGATGGGTTGGTTCCTCTTATTTCTAGCTAATGTTGCTATCATTTCTGGGAAGCAATTGTATATGGTATTTGGATTTTTCTTGTCTATCTCATGGAAAAAAAGTTTGGCACATTCTGATATTCTACTAACTTTATCTAATGTCAAAAACATCATACCATCCAACAATTTTCCCTTTGGTTTTACCATGTCATTCATAACCAAGTGTGTAAATACCAATACTGCTGTTTCCCTgaccttttcatcactaTCTAGCAACAATTGAAATGCTTGATCATTCCAAGGTTCTAGAACATTTGGATGACGGCACAACAAATCTCCATAGCAAATTAGCAGAGTTGATCTTAATGTTGATGAAACAGACTCTTTGGAGTAGTAATACGTAcctttgatatttttaagaGATTTTGCATCAATATCTGGATCTAGCCTTTTGTTTAGCAATAGAGAAATGATTACATTTATTATTGTACAGTTTGAATCTAGTGTAAATACCGCATTGCAGAATTTTTTTGACACCGTAGCATACTTGCAAATTGCTATAGTGACAGCTGTTTTAAGTACACTTATCTCTTTTACAAGCGATTCCTTACAAACACTACCAATGGAATCGTTTATAAAAAGTTGAGGATTATGTAGGCTAGTTATAATAAGTTTCAGTATGGGTTCACC contains:
- a CDS encoding hypothetical protein (encoded by transcript BEWA_006020A), with product MEIKVSGPVDSLTSADLEIFDDITSSFSESVEDVLNKNFSQQKKTEVASENPNPEENTTKNKKLAAIYCRQWLSGVLSILSHKLAQEPATPLKNATMPIPSEPEFVEDNLDFQGVEDMGIFVDNAKVCGDGQIEVDYDSVKPTDNSQFKPKLKAKELMQIILQGKEAEWLLHKKLEGFWKSSPGLLMQLINSELEPINDDEAAPDNMEEVTSIDEKSLSFLNELLENDREELNKNMEEYMANDPKLLIDYASSLGIVGMDRLVELFNKVKKEITHVNKMARFFSKFAIELNSPRNQVEIM
- a CDS encoding hypothetical protein (encoded by transcript BEWA_006030A), producing MAQGFADEGGFSASPASHTSGKSTHSGSEKIKRLGTALAAQVIDIEELRSLLWLGVPDDSPLCYRADAWRLVLGYLPLNTSTRELVIDKKRKHYLETCKNHYMKGTFSETELSLLKQIRVDIPRTSPSLKIFKDSRIQALMERILFLWSVRNPASGYVQGINDLLTIFIISFIRPHVDKFTLEIEDICTLSDKTLEDIEADSFFCLSKILSQLQDNYTEHQPGVYKSLRRIGDLVKRIDVDLYNHFEEINIDFMQFPFRWMNCMLIRELPMDCSIRLWDTYIAEINNGIVPFHEYVSVAFLSVWSDKLKLMDYQHTLLFVQQLPTQDWVSDDIDCIISKA
- a CDS encoding hypothetical protein (encoded by transcript BEWA_006040A), translating into MAKLFNTLLYIIAYTLFNSQVLGRIHGKEDYLPKVSLSPLPLRKAFIGVEKKKVTEVSPQKSPKHHIFNKEALVKKLLTEETKRAIVVACGTALFTAVCYRYVHKLISYHLYDKYVSKDAPGIADVLGHVLYTKDPAIDPKRAPIIDRLFNSISSALCKLGWIRGLYKPGIRRVPISSAVDDDTVTALYFHSSNIDKLLNEQGFVEFTPKLKKIYESMKNSGRKLQVVYVNLDQSHTDAVDHFNEMPWYALPFGDKRRILELCKLYDITSVPSIVLLDSSGKVLNDRALYVMLNRPNDYPWKIHNILDIIPDTLVNGNNQTVSKSRLGGKLVGLYFGAGWTKNNKDFGAKLTEFYNSVNKKTDDRFEIVYVSNDRNADEFEKELGDTNSLWLSTKYQDGNCRTLLQHYLNVQALPSLIILDPNGNIITRDGSFYVETDRNAEILPYKSYLYNHGKQKVEDIANNIDGFAHHPVIIVFADTLDKKAQEELEIQLNEVAEKHNDNRIGRELKFFISKEPHKRTDAIRKICGLKRTEHPQVVILDLLRQSVYYNPKMSEITQNSILDLVENYYKGKIKTRRIVLP
- a CDS encoding hypothetical protein (encoded by transcript BEWA_006050A); this encodes MNAYCGRDPNRGFASDDNYVVGEILEDIECLDLDGSDFGDTDILNADTFGDFGDTLWDPTETFMEAERIQNSVPTRPKRVSTALEKFSDFDVIIRKQVENRTQRKDQNYRRRDNQKKVVANVSDDTEDHKPETWEEDLKKYKKLGLFDVPDAYVNILAENKAKLYSSFNVSQRTIERHISGVHRNAKTIEREFFINEQELDRILRIQLAQVSKNPKLQSYSGRWNLYHLGIRKPEEEADAESDEEKPDSEKAKQPVNKPNRFGKTSSASVRHGRKLIYLGGDSANPVDNSIVDRHRRIRETIECCYETLYVLCDVEQEIEKCPMNHVSALNKMQKDRDEYLHELFILLTGDLDVFPGILDLNKGRLLVAKVGRKLGIEMKLILLCMIIESLDKFVEICKSVDLALENEETLGDFIALACDAHNLKSLVAFEGSNFLSEYTSSGFRIQNLLFNYSSFTKLFLFILEGITLTGHLYLLTGKDGRHTALQRCCNILIKAQRECKGFEKILSTRSGVIFTNIFLERIRDNNGAVDQNTIDVILHYTLDISEHIVSNQQEWNSLASNIVKMF
- a CDS encoding hypothetical protein (encoded by transcript BEWA_006060A), whose product is MTDSEDSPKSSSKKKAQKKTAKPKAKAKETKPKAKKETKVKKETKTKKETKAKKEVKVKKEKEVKLEAGAFDKPGQKFVTPPQGDGTRGFYESLYQENPNSLIAIKFCVEYGIFGGQKHNEILDKYVALQKNGHLKGTVGAIKPGAVTFLEKLGSKHVK